The following DNA comes from Janthinobacterium sp. TB1-E2.
AGCGTATCATTTTTGCCGATACGCCCGTCTCGCTTGCCGCCTGGCCGATATTCATCCTATGACTCCTTGGTATGCGCACTGCGGGCTTTCCAGCGGCGCAGCAACAGGGCATTGCTGATCACGCTGACGGAACTGAAGGCCATCGCCGCGCCCGCCACCATGGGGTTGAGCAGGCCGAAGGCGGCCAGCGGAATGCCAATCAGGTTATAAATGAAGGCCCAGAACAGATTCTGCCGTATCTTGCTGTACGTGCGGCGCGAGATATCGATGGCATCCGCCACCAGGGCCGGATCGCCGCGCATCAGGGTGATGCCAGCCGCATGCATGGCAACGTCCGTGCCCGTCGACATGGCGATGCCCACGTCGGCGGCCGCCAGCGCGGGCGCGTCGTTGATGCCGTCGCCCACCATGGCCACTTTCGCGCCCTCGCCTTTCAGCGCGACGATTTTAGCGGTTTTATCGGCCGGCAGCATTTTCGCCGCCACCGTGTCGATACCCAGCAGCTTGCCCACAGCGTCGGCGCTGCCCTGGTTGTCCCCGGTCAGCATCACCGTCTGGATGCCGAGGCTGTGCAGATGGGCGATGGCCGCCTGCGCGTTCGGCTTGACCTGGTCGGAAAAGGCGAACAGACCCAGCAGTTCCGTTCCCGAGGCCAGCCACGAGATCGTGTTGCCCGTGTTCTCCAGCGACAAGGCCTGTTCCGCCAACGGCGCCATGTCCACCTTCAACTCCTGCATCAGCCGCGTGCTGCCCAATTTCAATTCCAGGCCATCGACGTGGGCCGCCAAGCCGCGGCCCGGCAAGGCCGACAGGCCCGTGGCTGGCAACGGTTCGATGTGGCGCGCGGCCGCCGCGTCGAGTACGGCCGTCGCCAGGCTGTGCTCGCTGCCACGCTGGATGCTGGCCGCCAGCTGCAACAGGCGGGCATCGTCGATGCCGTGTGCATGCAGGGCCGCCAGCGCAGGTTTGCCCACCGTCAGCGTGCCCGTCTTGTCGAACACGACGGTATTGACGGCGTGCGCCACTTCCAGCGCTTCCGCATCCTTGATCAGGATGCCGTAGCGGGCAGCCACGCCCGTGCCGGCCATGATGGCCGTCGGCGTGGCCAGGCCCAGCGCGCAGGGACAGGCGATGACCAGCACGGCCACGGCATTGATGATGGCATTCTCCAGCTCGCCAGTGGCGAACCACCAGCCCAGCATGGTCAGCAGCGCCAGCACCAGCACCACGGGCACGAAGATTGCGCTGACCTTGTCGACCAGATGCTGGATCGGCGCCTTGGCCGCCTGGGCATCTTCCACCAGGCGGATGATGCGCGACAAGGTCGTCTCGCCACCCACCGCTTGCGTGCGCACCAGCAATAAACCATCGGCATTGATGGCGCCGCCCGTGACCTTGTCACCCGGATGCTTATCGACCGGCAAGCTTTCGCCCGTGATCAGCGACTCGTTGATCTGGCTGGCGCCTTCCACCACCACGCCATCGACGGCCACCCGCTCGCCGGGACGGATGACCACCAGGTCACCCACTTTTACTTGTTCCACGGGCAAGTCGATCTCGATGCCGTCGCGACGCACGCGGGCCGATTCCGGACGCAAGACTTGCAGCGCGCGGATGGCGGAAGCCGTCTGGCGCTTGGCGCGGCTTTCCAGCCATTTGCCCAACAACACCAAAGTGATGACGACGGCCGATGCTTCAAAATACAGGTGCGGCAGTATTTCGCCCGCCGTCAGCCATTGGTAGACGGACAAGCCATACGCGGCGCTCGTCCCCAGCGCGACGAGCAGATCCATATTGCCGCTGCCGGCGCGAGCCGCCTTCCAGCCGGCCTTGTAGAAGCGCGCGCCAAAGTAAAACTGCACGGGCGTGGCCAGCGCGAATTGCAGCCAGCCTGGCAGCATCAGATGGATGCCGGCCCATTCGAGCAGCATCGGCAGCATCAAGGGGAAAGCCAGCACGGCCGCGAACGCCACTTTCATGCCGTCGCGGTTGGGTGCGGCAGCGGGCGCGCTGGCCTGGCTGGCGGCGGGCACGGTGGCTGCATAGCCGGCCTTGTCGATGGCGGCGATCAGGGCGCCCGCTTCCAGACCGCCCGTCACCTTGATGCGCGCGCTTTCCGTCGCCAGGTTGACGCTGGCGGCCAGCACGCCCGGCACCTTCAGCAGGGCTTTTTCCACCCGGCCCACGCAAGAGGCGCACGTCATGCCGGCGATGTTCAGGTCGATTTCGCGCTGCGCTACCGTATAGCCGGCCTTTTCCACGGCCGCCTGCAAGGTGGCCAGTGGAATCGGCGTGTCGGAACTGATTTTGGCCACTTCGGTGGCCAGGTTGACGCTGGCCTGGGTCACGCCGGGCACGGCGGCCAGGGCTTTTTCCACGCGGCCCACGCACGAGGCGCAGCTCATGCCTTCGATGGCCAGCGCCTGCGCATGCGCGGCGGCGGGAGGGGAAGTGGCGGGAGCGAGTGCACTCTGGTTCATGGCAGATCCTGTCCGAAAGATTAACGAATAAGGTCAGGATCTGCTATCCAACGATGGGAAGGTCAAGCCCTATTTTCAGGGGTTTCCCGGGCTTGCGTGAAAAACCTAGCGCACCACGCAATCGATGGCGGCAGGCTTGCTGCCGCCGGCGGGACCGCCGCCGCTTGAGGACGATGGCACAAAGGCAGCTGGTGGCGTGAACTTTATGCCAGGATTGACGGGCAGCAGCGTGGGCGGCTGCTGGAAGTTGGGCGTAAAACCGAACTGGCCCGGGGCAAAGTTGAGCGTGCCCGCAGGATTGGTCACATGAATCATGCCATCGAGCACCTGCACATACAAACCTGGCAGGCCAGCCTTGGGCGCCGCTGGCCCGCCAGGTGCCGCCGGCGGCACGTAGCTGGCAATGAAGGTGGTGCCACGGATGCCGATGGTGGCGGCCGGCGTCTTCATCTCGAAGCGCTCCTTGTTGCGCTTGCCCAGCAGGCCGGTGACGGAGCGCAAGCCGCCCTTGAGCAAGCTGAAGATGGCATGGTCGCCATCAGGCTGCTCGGCAGTGTAGCTGAATTGCTCGATCACGAAACTGGTATTCGGTTTCAGGATGATTTCGCTATTGTCGATCAGCTTGATCAAGGCATAGGTTTCCTTTTCCGTCAGCAAGGTGTCACCCTGCTCGACCTCGGACTTGATGGCCAGGATTTTCACCTTGCCGTCCATCTTCTTGGCCATCAGCGGACCACTCAATTGCATGACGGTACCGGCCACCTGCCCCGCCCAGGCGTGTGCGCCCACGCACATCAGGGCCAGCCACAGCAAGGCCTTAATTGCAGTACATTTTTTTAGCGGCATCATCGAATTTGTATCCTGTAGGTTTATCTGTGGCATCGGCAACATCCTTGCTGTCTTTCTTCTTGTCGTCCGGCTTGGCTGGCGGCGTCGACACGAGCACATCATTGGCACGGTCGGCCTGCTTGATGATGCGCAAGGCGTCGTCGATGGCGGCGTTCGTGGCGGCGTCGATCACGGGTTTGTCGATGGTCGTCGCTGGCAGGAAGATGGCATCCGCCATGCTCACCGCCCCATTCGGCGCCAGCAGGGTCACGCCGCTGCGCTGGCGGTTGACACGCACGCCCGCGTCACCCGTGATGCTGCCTGTTTTCGCCAGCACGCTCAGGCTGCCCACTGCCGGCAAGGTAAAACTTGCCGTGTCCGCAAAGCGCACACTAGCGCCCGCGCTGGCGCTGAAATTGCCGCCGCTGACGATATTCGCATTGCCTCCGACACGGATGTCTCCGCCAGCCACCAGGCTGATATCGCGCGCGGCAGCCAACTGCGTGCCATCGCCGAGCAGCACGTCCGTGCTGGCATTGAGCGCGATATCATTGCCCGTGATCTTGCCGTTGACGGTGACGGGGCTGTGCGCCGTCACGCTGACGTTGCCGCCATTCGCATTGATATTGCCAGCGGCGACGCCGCCCGTGTTGTCGATGGCGATATTGCCCGCGCCCGTGACGAGCGTTCCCAAGGTCAAGGTGCCCGGCGCCGAGGTATTGTTCAGCGCAATGCCGCCCGCTGCGCTATTGCTGGCGGTAAAACTGCTTACCTGGTTGCCCGCATTGCCCAGCACGATGCCATCGCGTGCCTGCGCAACCAGGCTACCGGCGCGCAGCGCGCCATCCTGGCCGATGGCGCCGGTCAAGGCGCTCAGCTTTACGTCGTTCGCCGCCACGCTGGCGAAGCGCAAGTCGCCAGCCGCTTGCGTAATGGCCAGCTGGCCTGCCAGCCGGATGGCGCCGGCAGTCTGATTAAAACTGTTGGCCACGAGCAGATTGCCATTGCCGCTCAGCACGCCGCCACCTTGCGCATAGCGGTCCGCCGACAGGCTGCCGTTCAGCAACAAGCTGCCGCCGTTGATTTTCAGGCCGGCCAGGCCGCCCAGCACGGAGCGGTCCAGCGCGCTCTCGCCGAGGGTCAGGCTACCGCCCGTCAACAGCAAGCCCGTCGCCGAGTTCAGGTTTTTCAGGATGGTGTTGCCGGCCGCCGCGCTGTAGGTGACGATGCCCTTGCTGTTTGTAAAATCGACAGCCAGCACGTTCGCGCCTTCCGGCACGACGCCGCCATCCCAGTTGGCCGCATCGCTCCACAAGCCGTTGCCGCTGCCGACCCAGGTGGACAATTGTTTTTGCGCAATCGATGCCTGCGCCGTGCCGCCCGTCGTTTCCAGGGTGTAGTTGCCCGCATCGGCGCCCGCCAGCCGGAAACCGCTGGCCGTCACCAGTTTTCCGGCACCCGCGTTCTTGTCGGCAAAGCTGCCGCTGCCGCCCACGACGTTGACCAGGTCCTGGCCCAGCACGCCGTTCGCCGACGCGCTGACAGTGGCGGACGTCGTGCCGTCATATACCTTGCCGGCGGCGTTCAAGCCTGCCAGGGTCAGGCTGGCGGGCGTGATGCTGGCCAGCAAACCCGTCGGCAAGACGATAAAGTAATTGCCCGCATCGGCGCCCGTCAATGCCACGCCGCTGAGCTGCACCGCCTTGGCCGTGCCCACGTTCTTGTCCGCAAAGGTGGCTATGGCCGAGGCTATTAAACTGTCGCCGGCGACACGGTCATCGCCCAGACTCAGCTGCGCACCCGTCGTGCCATCGTAGACCTTGTTGCCCGCCACGCCGGACAGGTTCAGCGCCCGCGCGCCGATATCGGCCGTGGTACTGCCAGCATTGCTGCCCAGCACGTAGTTGCCGGCATCGCCGCCGCTCAACGCGACATTCGTCACCGTGACGGCTTTGCCGGTACCTGCATTCTTGTTGCCAAACGCGGCATTGCCCGCCAGCGTCAGGACATCGCCCTGCACGCGGTCGTCGCCAAAGTTCACTTGTGCGCCCGTCGTGCCATCGTAGGTCTTGTTGATGCCGTTAAAGCTCACGTTCAGGGTGCGTGCCGCGATGTCGGCCGTCGTACTACCGCTGTTGGCACCCAAAACATAGTTACCAGCATCGGCGCCGCTCACGCCCACATTGCTTACATTGACGGCCTTGCCGGCACCAGCGTTCTTGTTGTCAAACGCCGCATTGCCCGCCAGCGTCAGCACGTCACCTTGGACGCGGTCATCGCCAAAGCCAACCTGTGCGTCCGTCGTGCCGTCATAGGTCTTGTTGCTGCCAGTAAAACTCACGTTCAGGGTACGCGCCGTGATGTCGGCCGTGGTGCTGCCAGCATTGGTGTTCAACACATAGTTGCCCGCATCGCCACCGCTCAACGCGACATTCGTCACCGTGACGGCTTTGCCGGTACCCGCGTTCTTGTTGCCAAACGCGGCATTGCCGGCCACCGTCAGGACATCGCCCTGCACGCGGTCGTCGCCAAAGCCGACCTGTGCGCCTGTCGTGCCGTCATACGTCTTGTTGACGCCATTAAAACTCACGTTCAAGGTGCGCGCCGCGATGTCGGCCGTGGTGCTGCCAGCATTGGTGTTCAACACATAGTTGCCCGCGTCAGTGCCGCTCACGCCCACGTTCGTCACCGTGACGGTTTTGCCGGTACCTGCATTCTTGTTGCCAAACACCGCATTGCCCACCACCGCCAGAGTATCGCCCTGCACACGGTCGTCGCCGAAGCTCACTTGCGCACCGGTCGTGCCGTCATAGGTCTTGTTGCTGCCAGTAAAACTCACGTTCAGGGTACGCGCCGCGATGTCGGCCGTCGTGCTGCCCGCATTGGCGTTCAACACATAATTGCCCGCGTCAGTCCCGCTCACGCCCACGTTCGCCACCATGACAGTTTTGCCGGTGCCCGCATTCTTGTTGCCAAACGCGGCATTGCCCGCCACCGTCAGGACATCGCCTTGAACGCGGTCATCGCCAAAGCCAACCTGTGCCGCTGTCGTGCCGTCGTAGGTCTTGTTGACGCCATTAAAGCTCACGTTCAGGGTGCGCGCCGTGATGTCGGCCGTGGTGCTGCCCGCATTGGTGTTCAACACATAGTTGCCCGCGTCAGTACCGCTCACGCCCACGTTCGTCACCGTGACGGCTTTGCCGGTACCCGCGTTCTTGTTGCCAAACGCGGCATTGCCCGCCAGCGTCAGGACATCGCCCTGCACGCGGTCGTCGCCAAAGCTCACTTGCGCAGCCGTCGTGCCGTCATACGTCTTGTTGATGCCGTTAAAGCTCACGTTCAGGGTGCGCGCCGTGATGTCGGCCGTGGTGCTGCCCGCATTTCCATTAAGCACATAGTTGCCCGCATCGGCGCCCGTCAGGTGGCCCGTTGCCACCTGGTAATCGACCACTTTGCCAGTACCCGCATTCTTGTCGCGGAAACTGCCCTGCAAGCCGGCCATGCCGACCTGGTCGCCCGTCACGAGGCCTTCGAAATAGCCATTCAGGGCTGCCTGCAAGCCGCCGTCGTAGACGCGGTTTTGCGCGCCCGAGACGCCATAGTTCAGGACGCGCGCCGTGATGGCAGCCGTGCCGTCCGCCGTCATCGCGGCCAGGCTGTAGTTGCCCAGTTCATTGCCGCCCAGGGTCAGGCCGCTGGCGTGCACGGCCTTGCTGCCGCCCACATTCTTGTCGAGGAAAGCAGCACTACCATTGATGCTGATGTTGTCGCCCGTCACCAGATTGCCCAGCACGTAGCTGGCGCCGTCGTAGTCCAGGGTGCCGTCATAGACCTTGCCATTGCCGCCGATGCTCACCGTCAGCGCGCGCGGCGTGATGGCAAAGGTCGTCGTGCCGCCCAAGGTGATGTCGTATTTGGTCGACCACAGGCCCGTCGCTGCGTAGCTGCCCACGTTGCGCGCGTTGCCGTAGCCGAGGTTGCCATTCACGCCCGTGTCGCCGTCGAGCAATCCCACATAGCCGATCGAACCGAGGAAGGCGGCCAGCTGGCCATCGTAGACCTTGCCCGTGGCATTGCCCGAGAGATTCACTTGCAGCGGCTTCAGGAAAGCCTTCAGCATCGGCGTCGTATAGCCTTCGTAGATGCGCCACACGCTGCTGAAATTGTAGTCGTTGAAGCTGCCCTGCTGCTGCATCTGCGCCGTGCTGCGGCCGCTGGAGCCGCCGCCATCGATCTGCACCAGCGACGTTTCATAATTGAAAAAACCATAGCTGAACGGGGAACCGGCGGAGACGCGGCCGGCCACCGCGCCCACGGCCGCATAGCCGTCACCGGTCACGGCACCGCTGCTGAAGACATGGCTGACGCTGCCCGTGCTTTCACCAACGAGCCCGCCCATGTTTTCCCTGACCAGGATGGGGTCGGCACTGCCGGCCCGGCCCACGGCGCCGCTGGCGTACGCATCGTCGATAGTGCCGCCGTTCAGGCCCACCAGGCCGCCGATGCTGCGCGCGCCAGTGACATTGCCAGTGGCATAAGACTGGCTCAGCGCCCCCTGGTTGTTGCCGACCAGGCCGCCAATCATCTCGCGCGCGCCCGTCACCACGCCGGTGGCGTACGAAGTCGCGATGGTAGCGACGGACGCATTCAATCCCGCCAGGCCGCCGATGGCGCCGCCATTGTCGGCATTGACGCCGGTGACGGCGCCGCTGCTGCTGGACATGGTGATGGCGCCGCCGTTGCTGCCCACCAGACCGCCGACATTGCGCTGGCCGCTGACGGCCATGCTGCTGTTCACGCCATCGACGGTGCCGCTGACGACATTGCCCGCCAGCGCGCCCACGTTGGCCGTGCCGGTGACGCTGCCGCCGCTCAGGGTCAGGTTGCGCAAGGTGCCGCCCTGCACGGTGCCAAACAGGCCTGCCGCCGAACCGGACGCCAGGGTGCGGTCGATTTTCAAATTGCTGAGAGCAAATCCGCCGCCATCGAAGACGCCGGAAAAACCGCTGCCGCCGCCAGCGATCGGCACAAAGCCCTGGCCATCGTTCCAGTTGACCGTGCCGCTGGCGTCGATATTGCCGGCCAGCCGATAGCTGTTGCCCAGACCCAGGCTGGCGATGCCTTGCAAGCCGTAGATATCGGCGATCAGGTAGGGCGAGGACGCACCGCCGTCGCCGTCGGACGCGCGCAGGAAGCTGCCCTGCGCAATGCCGAAGCCGCGCGCGGAAAACATGGGCAGGCTGGCGCTGTTCTGCACCCAGCGTCCGCCATCGAGCAGGAAGTCGCCGCCTACGCTGACGGCGCCGCTCGCACTGATGTTGCCGCCGGAAGCAAGGGTCAAGCCCCTGGCCACGCTGAGGGGGGCGTTCAGATTGATATTGCCGCCCGTGCGCAGCACAAGCTGGTTCAATTCGCCTTGCGACGCCAGGTCCAGCCCGCCGATGAGATTCACGACTCCGGCAAAACTGTCGCTGCCCACTTGCAACGTGCCGGCGCTGATGGTTTTCAATTCCGCCTCGCTCAGGCCCAGGCTGCTGGCATTGTCCGCCGCCCCCGTGCCCAGAGTGATGGTGCCCACGCTGGACCGGCGGCTCAGGCTGACGGTGCCGCCCGCCGTGGCCGCTACCGATTGCGCGCCGCCGCCCAGGCTCATATTGTCGGCAACCAGATTGACCGCGCCGGCGGACAGGCCGCCGCCGCTGGCGACCGACAGCAGGCCACCGGCCGTGGCGGCAATGCCGCTGCCATCCTGGCGCAGCGCCAGCGTGTTCGATACGAGTACATTGCCGCCGCTTTCGAGCACCAGGTTTTTTAC
Coding sequences within:
- a CDS encoding YDG domain-containing protein → MHNHVPHASAFILTPPFAPPLRRTALALLLAGCFGAAQANPALPQVVNGQATFNQQGNIFSITNTPNTIINWQSFSIHAGEITRFIQQNGNSAVLNRITGQDPSKILGSLESNGKVFLINPNGIVFGQGAKVDVNGLVASSLGMTNEDFLAGKRQFTAGGVAGGVGNAGTINAGKGGQVLLIAPNVENTGIITAPNGEVILAAGRSVQLADPGNPQLRVLVSAPGDQALNLGQIIAQGGGIGMAGALVSQRGVLNANSAVVGENGRIVLKASGKALLEAGSVTSARGAAGKGGDIQVLGEQVGLLGNAKVDASGTAGGGTVLLGGDYQGKNAAVQNARQVLVGKDANINADAIDSGNGGKVIAWGNESAQVHGSVSARGGAQGGDGGFVETSGHYLAVDGVRVNTDAARGKRGNWLLDPYDITVVSGAGGQLTDVDQFADSPSTGNTSIGADLISDASSNVTLQALHRINFNSAIHITQQGVGLTAQAGEIINVNAPITTSGGHITLSANDAAAGMAYGVGSNVNLNAALDSGNGNVRLSGAGVTFGVGSVNVGNGNLVLRANVAGGAIDLTGSGDQLLGSGVTGQTVLLEADNISINGAINVGGATGNAGVTMQAFTAGREIVLGDKPGNGLRLTNAELNRIAAGSVHIGSATGGDLTVEQAVDLATVAPGGGVKNLVLESGGNVLVSNTLALRQDGSGIAATAGGLLSVASGGGLSAGAVNLVADNMSLGGGAQSVAATAGGTVSLSRRSSVGTITLGTGAADNASSLGLSEAELKTISAGTLQVGSDSFAGVVNLIGGLDLASQGELNQLVLRTGGNINLNAPLSVARGLTLASGGNISASGAVSVGGDFLLDGGRWVQNSASLPMFSARGFGIAQGSFLRASDGDGGASSPYLIADIYGLQGIASLGLGNSYRLAGNIDASGTVNWNDGQGFVPIAGGGSGFSGVFDGGGFALSNLKIDRTLASGSAAGLFGTVQGGTLRNLTLSGGSVTGTANVGALAGNVVSGTVDGVNSSMAVSGQRNVGGLVGSNGGAITMSSSSGAVTGVNADNGGAIGGLAGLNASVATIATSYATGVVTGAREMIGGLVGNNQGALSQSYATGNVTGARSIGGLVGLNGGTIDDAYASGAVGRAGSADPILVRENMGGLVGESTGSVSHVFSSGAVTGDGYAAVGAVAGRVSAGSPFSYGFFNYETSLVQIDGGGSSGRSTAQMQQQGSFNDYNFSSVWRIYEGYTTPMLKAFLKPLQVNLSGNATGKVYDGQLAAFLGSIGYVGLLDGDTGVNGNLGYGNARNVGSYAATGLWSTKYDITLGGTTTFAITPRALTVSIGGNGKVYDGTLDYDGASYVLGNLVTGDNISINGSAAFLDKNVGGSKAVHASGLTLGGNELGNYSLAAMTADGTAAITARVLNYGVSGAQNRVYDGGLQAALNGYFEGLVTGDQVGMAGLQGSFRDKNAGTGKVVDYQVATGHLTGADAGNYVLNGNAGSTTADITARTLNVSFNGINKTYDGTTAAQVSFGDDRVQGDVLTLAGNAAFGNKNAGTGKAVTVTNVGVSGTDAGNYVLNTNAGSTTADITARTLNVSFNGVNKTYDGTTAAQVGFGDDRVQGDVLTVAGNAAFGNKNAGTGKTVMVANVGVSGTDAGNYVLNANAGSTTADIAARTLNVSFTGSNKTYDGTTGAQVSFGDDRVQGDTLAVVGNAVFGNKNAGTGKTVTVTNVGVSGTDAGNYVLNTNAGSTTADIAARTLNVSFNGVNKTYDGTTGAQVGFGDDRVQGDVLTVAGNAAFGNKNAGTGKAVTVTNVALSGGDAGNYVLNTNAGSTTADITARTLNVSFTGSNKTYDGTTDAQVGFGDDRVQGDVLTLAGNAAFDNKNAGAGKAVNVSNVGVSGADAGNYVLGANSGSTTADIAARTLNVSFNGINKTYDGTTGAQVNFGDDRVQGDVLTLAGNAAFGNKNAGTGKAVTVTNVALSGGDAGNYVLGSNAGSTTADIGARALNLSGVAGNKVYDGTTGAQLSLGDDRVAGDSLIASAIATFADKNVGTAKAVQLSGVALTGADAGNYFIVLPTGLLASITPASLTLAGLNAAGKVYDGTTSATVSASANGVLGQDLVNVVGGSGSFADKNAGAGKLVTASGFRLAGADAGNYTLETTGGTAQASIAQKQLSTWVGSGNGLWSDAANWDGGVVPEGANVLAVDFTNSKGIVTYSAAAGNTILKNLNSATGLLLTGGSLTLGESALDRSVLGGLAGLKINGGSLLLNGSLSADRYAQGGGVLSGNGNLLVANSFNQTAGAIRLAGQLAITQAAGDLRFASVAANDVKLSALTGAIGQDGALRAGSLVAQARDGIVLGNAGNQVSSFTASNSAAGGIALNNTSAPGTLTLGTLVTGAGNIAIDNTGGVAAGNINANGGNVSVTAHSPVTVNGKITGNDIALNASTDVLLGDGTQLAAARDISLVAGGDIRVGGNANIVSGGNFSASAGASVRFADTASFTLPAVGSLSVLAKTGSITGDAGVRVNRQRSGVTLLAPNGAVSMADAIFLPATTIDKPVIDAATNAAIDDALRIIKQADRANDVLVSTPPAKPDDKKKDSKDVADATDKPTGYKFDDAAKKMYCN
- a CDS encoding FecR family protein; amino-acid sequence: MMPLKKCTAIKALLWLALMCVGAHAWAGQVAGTVMQLSGPLMAKKMDGKVKILAIKSEVEQGDTLLTEKETYALIKLIDNSEIILKPNTSFVIEQFSYTAEQPDGDHAIFSLLKGGLRSVTGLLGKRNKERFEMKTPAATIGIRGTTFIASYVPPAAPGGPAAPKAGLPGLYVQVLDGMIHVTNPAGTLNFAPGQFGFTPNFQQPPTLLPVNPGIKFTPPAAFVPSSSSGGGPAGGSKPAAIDCVVR
- a CDS encoding heavy metal translocating P-type ATPase, whose amino-acid sequence is MNQSALAPATSPPAAAHAQALAIEGMSCASCVGRVEKALAAVPGVTQASVNLATEVAKISSDTPIPLATLQAAVEKAGYTVAQREIDLNIAGMTCASCVGRVEKALLKVPGVLAASVNLATESARIKVTGGLEAGALIAAIDKAGYAATVPAASQASAPAAAPNRDGMKVAFAAVLAFPLMLPMLLEWAGIHLMLPGWLQFALATPVQFYFGARFYKAGWKAARAGSGNMDLLVALGTSAAYGLSVYQWLTAGEILPHLYFEASAVVITLVLLGKWLESRAKRQTASAIRALQVLRPESARVRRDGIEIDLPVEQVKVGDLVVIRPGERVAVDGVVVEGASQINESLITGESLPVDKHPGDKVTGGAINADGLLLVRTQAVGGETTLSRIIRLVEDAQAAKAPIQHLVDKVSAIFVPVVLVLALLTMLGWWFATGELENAIINAVAVLVIACPCALGLATPTAIMAGTGVAARYGILIKDAEALEVAHAVNTVVFDKTGTLTVGKPALAALHAHGIDDARLLQLAASIQRGSEHSLATAVLDAAAARHIEPLPATGLSALPGRGLAAHVDGLELKLGSTRLMQELKVDMAPLAEQALSLENTGNTISWLASGTELLGLFAFSDQVKPNAQAAIAHLHSLGIQTVMLTGDNQGSADAVGKLLGIDTVAAKMLPADKTAKIVALKGEGAKVAMVGDGINDAPALAAADVGIAMSTGTDVAMHAAGITLMRGDPALVADAIDISRRTYSKIRQNLFWAFIYNLIGIPLAAFGLLNPMVAGAAMAFSSVSVISNALLLRRWKARSAHTKES